In the genome of Oncorhynchus mykiss isolate Arlee chromosome 18, USDA_OmykA_1.1, whole genome shotgun sequence, one region contains:
- the LOC110496544 gene encoding fatty acid-binding protein, heart — MVDKFVGTWKMISSENFDDYMKALGVGFATRQVGNRTKPSLIINMDDQGMICLKSQSTFKTVEVKFNLNEPFEETTADDRKTMTVFSLENCKLVQKQKWDGKETTIEREVTGDGKLIAKCMMGDVIAVRTYMKEV; from the exons ATGGTTGACAAGTTTGTGGGGACCTGGAAAATGATTTCCAGCGAGAACTTTGATGACTACATGAAAGCTTTGG GTGTTGGTTTCGCGACCCGACAGGTGGGAAACCGCACCAAGCCCAGTTTGATCATCAACATGGACGACCAAGGAATGATCTGTTTGAAATCTCAGAGCACTTTCAAAACGGTTGAGGTTAAATTCAATCTCAACGAGCCTTTCGAAGAAACAACCGCAGACGACAGAAAAACAATG ACCGTTTTTAGTCTTGAAAATTGCAAACTTGTGCAAAAACAGAAGTGGGACGgcaaagagacaacaatagagagagaggtgactggTGATGGAAAGTTGATAGCG AAATGCATGATGGGAGATGTGATTGCGGTGAGGACATACATGAAGGAGGTGTAA